A single Roseofilum casamattae BLCC-M143 DNA region contains:
- a CDS encoding DNA-processing protein DprA — MSQSLEIPKFDTLEQELATIQQTGSKRMALLGSRHVPITHQHLIETMSYSLVLSGNHLITSGATGTNFAAVRGAMRADPNLLTVILPQSLERQPNESRQLLEKVIHLVEKPENNELSLGQASALCNGEIVARCQQLICFAFHDSSTLLATCREAEEQRKVVTLFYFD; from the coding sequence TTGAGTCAATCCTTAGAAATCCCAAAATTTGATACCCTAGAGCAAGAACTGGCAACCATCCAGCAAACCGGATCGAAACGGATGGCCTTACTCGGTTCTCGCCACGTACCCATAACTCATCAACACTTAATTGAAACCATGAGTTATTCCCTGGTTCTCTCGGGCAATCACCTGATTACCTCCGGAGCAACCGGAACTAATTTTGCTGCAGTTCGCGGGGCAATGCGGGCCGATCCTAACCTGCTTACAGTAATTCTCCCGCAAAGCTTAGAGCGTCAGCCGAATGAATCGAGACAATTACTGGAAAAAGTAATCCACTTGGTTGAAAAGCCGGAGAATAATGAGTTATCTCTCGGCCAGGCCAGTGCGCTGTGCAATGGGGAAATCGTTGCTCGATGCCAGCAGCTGATTTGTTTTGCCTTTCATGATAGTTCAACTCTACTGGCAACCTGCCGAGAAGCTGAAGAGCAGCGTAAGGTAGTAACGTTGTTTTATTTTGATTAA
- a CDS encoding MAPEG family protein has protein sequence MMLPFPVPMMLLGAIAIATFLIYLPYLLVAYARFQGGMAYLEKPRAMDESLPGYAQRANWAHKNSFEAFIIFSAAAGMAYATGVESTLAGWAALLFLVARSLYSVFYILNIPLGRALMFGTGSLCSFTLFSLSLLQASSAIA, from the coding sequence ATGATGCTTCCTTTTCCCGTTCCCATGATGTTGCTTGGGGCGATCGCGATCGCGACGTTTCTCATCTATCTTCCTTATTTATTGGTTGCTTATGCTCGCTTCCAAGGAGGGATGGCCTATCTCGAAAAACCTAGAGCGATGGATGAGAGTCTGCCCGGCTATGCACAACGGGCAAACTGGGCCCATAAAAATTCCTTTGAAGCGTTTATCATTTTTTCGGCCGCAGCAGGAATGGCTTACGCTACCGGAGTTGAGTCAACTCTTGCCGGTTGGGCAGCGCTGCTGTTTTTGGTTGCGCGCAGCTTATACAGCGTTTTCTACATTCTCAATATTCCCCTAGGACGAGCGCTGATGTTTGGTACGGGTTCGTTATGCAGCTTCACCTTATTTTCCTTAAGCTTGCTGCAAGCTTCCTCGGCGATCGCCTAA
- a CDS encoding YajQ family cyclic di-GMP-binding protein — protein sequence MASNSSFDIVSDFDRQELINALDQTEREVKSRYDLKDSKTTLELVEDSITINTDSNLTLESVSTILRTKAAKRKLSLKIFEFGNVESAGGNRVRQEITLKRGITQELGKKINKMIRDRFKKVQSSIQGEAVRVSAKSKDDLQQVMQMLKQEEFPVDLQFTNYR from the coding sequence ATGGCTTCTAATTCTTCTTTTGATATTGTCAGCGATTTCGATCGCCAAGAATTAATTAATGCTCTCGATCAAACCGAACGGGAAGTGAAATCTCGTTACGATCTCAAGGATTCTAAAACAACTTTAGAATTAGTTGAGGATTCCATTACAATTAATACCGATAGTAACCTTACGTTGGAGTCGGTGAGCACGATTCTAAGAACTAAGGCTGCCAAGCGCAAGTTGTCTTTGAAGATTTTTGAGTTTGGTAATGTTGAATCTGCTGGAGGCAACCGCGTGCGGCAAGAGATAACACTCAAACGCGGTATTACTCAAGAACTGGGGAAAAAGATTAATAAAATGATTCGCGATCGGTTTAAAAAAGTACAATCCTCCATTCAAGGCGAAGCGGTGCGCGTTTCGGCCAAGTCGAAAGATGACCTACAACAGGTGATGCAGATGCTGAAACAGGAAGAGTTTCCGGTGGATTTGCAGTTCACTAATTATCGTTAA
- a CDS encoding MDR/zinc-dependent alcohol dehydrogenase-like family protein — translation MKGIWLENQTLQLRADLDTPIPAEGEALVKVVRSGICNTDLELLRGYYPYTGILGHEFVGIVAEGPDDLVNRRVVGEINASCGECRFCLSGQPTHCENRTVLGIVNRNGAFADYLTLPVKNLHPVPDNVTTNAATFTEPLAAALEIQEQVTISPEDKVLVVGDGKLGQLVAQTIALTGCDLLVIGRHREKLANLEARGIQVGFADSIKEGMFDRAIECTGNPSGFALAARALRPRGTLVLKSTYAGELSFDASLIVVNELTVIGSRCGPFDKALALLEQHQVDVTALIQAEFPLSEGLEGFKFAGRKGVLKVLLNNES, via the coding sequence ATGAAAGGTATCTGGTTAGAAAACCAAACATTGCAACTGCGCGCCGATTTAGACACTCCAATCCCTGCTGAAGGAGAAGCTTTAGTCAAAGTCGTGCGTTCCGGAATTTGCAATACAGACTTAGAATTGTTGCGCGGCTACTATCCTTATACCGGAATTCTCGGTCATGAGTTCGTTGGAATTGTAGCAGAAGGGCCGGACGATCTAGTGAATCGTCGGGTTGTCGGAGAAATTAATGCCAGTTGCGGAGAATGCCGGTTTTGCCTGAGCGGCCAGCCAACCCATTGTGAAAATCGCACGGTTTTGGGTATTGTTAACCGCAACGGAGCCTTTGCCGATTACTTAACACTGCCGGTCAAAAATTTACATCCCGTCCCCGATAATGTAACAACTAATGCGGCAACCTTTACCGAACCCTTAGCGGCGGCATTAGAAATTCAAGAGCAAGTGACGATTTCTCCGGAAGATAAAGTTTTGGTGGTTGGAGATGGTAAGTTGGGGCAATTAGTCGCTCAAACCATTGCCCTGACAGGATGCGACCTGTTGGTTATCGGTCGCCACCGCGAGAAGCTAGCTAATCTGGAAGCACGCGGTATTCAGGTGGGGTTTGCCGATAGTATTAAAGAGGGAATGTTCGATCGCGCGATCGAGTGTACCGGAAATCCATCCGGATTTGCACTAGCCGCTCGCGCCTTGCGTCCGAGAGGAACTTTAGTCCTCAAAAGCACTTATGCTGGGGAACTCAGCTTCGATGCTTCTCTGATTGTCGTTAACGAACTCACCGTGATTGGGTCTCGCTGCGGCCCCTTTGATAAAGCTCTGGCGCTGCTGGAACAACATCAAGTCGATGTCACCGCTCTAATTCAGGCAGAGTTCCCTTTGAGTGAAGGATTGGAAGGATTCAAATTCGCCGGACGCAAAGGCGTTTTAAAAGTGTTGCTAAACAACGAATCTTAA
- a CDS encoding sulfotransferase family protein, which produces MPTQPPIFLVGCPRSGTTFLQSLIAAHPQIISFPETKFFHYLTPHNTWKAKLGLVARSKTQENLISFFQTIERPDLISTMPKLPLKSTYINYFIHLLQSFTRENGKDRFLEKTPEHLYHIPLIEQYVPGGQFIHLFRNGTDVVASLYEVTHRYPKRWCGAWDIDTCIDRWLDMVRLSQTYLHRPNHCAVRYEKLLQDTQGCLQRICQFLNLEYTKTIIENYHQSSQFLINQTSRKVDSQIRDINTVSQKFNSLFKESQREYIIEKVSQVDLETISFL; this is translated from the coding sequence ATGCCAACTCAACCTCCAATTTTTCTCGTAGGCTGTCCGCGATCGGGAACGACCTTTTTACAAAGTTTAATTGCTGCGCATCCACAGATTATCTCGTTCCCAGAAACTAAATTTTTCCATTACTTAACTCCCCACAATACTTGGAAAGCAAAATTGGGTTTAGTCGCTCGCAGTAAGACCCAAGAGAACCTAATCTCTTTTTTTCAAACGATTGAGCGGCCGGACTTGATTTCCACGATGCCTAAGTTGCCTTTGAAATCGACTTATATTAATTATTTTATTCATCTCTTACAATCATTCACTCGCGAAAACGGCAAGGATCGCTTCTTAGAAAAAACTCCAGAACATCTGTATCATATTCCGCTCATCGAGCAGTATGTTCCGGGCGGGCAGTTTATTCACCTCTTTCGCAACGGCACCGATGTTGTCGCCTCCTTGTATGAAGTAACCCATCGCTACCCAAAACGTTGGTGCGGAGCTTGGGATATCGATACGTGTATCGATCGCTGGTTGGACATGGTTCGTCTGAGTCAAACCTATCTTCACCGACCGAATCACTGTGCCGTGCGCTACGAAAAACTGCTGCAAGATACTCAAGGATGCCTGCAGCGGATTTGTCAGTTCCTCAATCTAGAATACACCAAAACTATCATTGAGAATTATCACCAATCCTCCCAATTCTTGATTAATCAAACCAGTCGAAAAGTCGATAGTCAGATTAGAGATATTAATACCGTTAGCCAGAAGTTTAACTCCTTATTTAAGGAATCGCAACGAGAGTATATTATCGAGAAAGTTTCTCAAGTCGATTTAGAAACTATTTCATTCCTATAG
- the clpB gene encoding ATP-dependent chaperone ClpB: MQPTDSSKFTNKAWEAIVNSQDVARRGKHQQLEVEHVAIALLEQGGLAKNILEKSDIDPARLLQQLNQFSARQKKSYNVEQLYLGRSLDSLLDEAEVARQSWKDEYISVEHILLAFAEDQRIGRELIRRFNRTRTQIEQTIKDIRGSQTVSSQAPESSYNALEKYGRDLTELARSGNLDPVIGRDEEIRRVVEILSRRRKNNPVLIGEPGVGKTAIAEALAQRIVNNEVPESLKNRQLITLDMGSLIAGAKYRGEFESRLRAVLREVTHSEGQIVLFIDELHTIVGTGSGQSSAMDASNLLKPMLSRGELRCIGATTLDEYRNYIEKDKALERRFQQIYVDQPGVENTISILRGLKERYEVHHGVKITDSALVAAAKLSNRYVTDRFLPDKAIDLIDEAAATLKMEITSKPADIETIDRRIMQLEMEKLSLRGEETRDSQERSQRIEEEISSNQEEQKRLNDQWQSEKQLIHDINTLQELEDQLRVQIEQAERAYDLNRAAQLKYGKLEKTERERETKESQLHAMQEEGSALLREQVTEADIAEIVAKWTGIPVNSLLESERQKLLQLESHLHERVVGQHEAVQAVSEAIRRARAGMKDPSRPIGSFLFMGPTGVGKTELARVLAASLFDSEEAIVRIDMSEYMEKHAVSRLVGAPPGYIGYEEGGQLTEAVRRRPYSVVLLDEVEKAHADVFNILLQVLDDGRITDSQGRTVDFRNTVIIMTSNIGSEHILDVSGDESQYEEMRKRVEKALRKHFRPEFLNRVDDLILFHALGKGDLSRIVTIQLQRTEQLLAEQKITLNMMAAAVDHLVEAGYDPTYGARPLKRAIQKQLENSLATLILENKFVAGDTINIDCQEGKLTFEKLEDKKRATPEPPEEELPTPKPEPVVSVSE, translated from the coding sequence ATGCAGCCAACTGACTCCTCTAAATTTACCAATAAAGCTTGGGAAGCCATTGTCAACTCCCAGGATGTGGCACGTCGCGGGAAACACCAACAGTTGGAAGTCGAGCATGTGGCGATCGCGCTTCTCGAACAAGGGGGTTTGGCCAAGAATATTCTGGAGAAAAGCGATATCGACCCCGCGCGTCTCTTGCAACAGCTCAATCAATTTAGCGCGCGGCAGAAGAAATCGTACAACGTCGAGCAACTCTATCTCGGTCGCAGCTTGGATAGCCTCTTGGACGAAGCGGAAGTAGCTCGACAATCTTGGAAAGACGAATATATTTCCGTCGAACATATCTTGCTCGCCTTTGCTGAAGACCAGCGCATCGGTCGCGAGCTGATCCGGCGTTTCAACCGAACTCGCACCCAGATCGAACAAACTATTAAAGATATTCGCGGCAGTCAAACCGTCTCCAGCCAAGCTCCAGAGAGCAGCTACAACGCTTTAGAAAAATACGGTCGCGATCTGACAGAATTGGCGAGATCGGGCAATCTAGACCCCGTCATCGGGCGGGATGAGGAAATTCGCCGAGTGGTGGAAATCTTGTCGCGGCGCCGGAAAAATAACCCGGTGTTAATTGGGGAGCCGGGAGTGGGGAAAACGGCGATCGCCGAAGCACTGGCGCAACGTATTGTGAATAATGAAGTGCCGGAGTCCCTGAAAAACCGGCAACTGATTACCCTGGATATGGGGAGTTTAATTGCCGGAGCGAAATATCGCGGCGAATTTGAATCTCGCTTGCGCGCTGTTTTGCGGGAAGTTACTCACTCGGAAGGACAAATTGTGCTCTTTATCGACGAGCTGCATACGATCGTGGGGACGGGTTCCGGACAGTCGAGCGCTATGGATGCCTCTAACTTGCTCAAACCCATGCTTTCGCGAGGAGAGTTGCGCTGTATCGGTGCAACCACTCTTGATGAATATCGCAATTATATTGAAAAAGACAAAGCCTTAGAGCGCCGCTTCCAACAGATTTATGTCGATCAACCGGGAGTGGAAAATACGATTTCAATTTTGCGCGGACTGAAAGAACGCTACGAAGTTCACCACGGCGTAAAAATCACGGACTCTGCTCTGGTTGCTGCGGCGAAGTTATCGAACCGCTATGTTACAGACCGCTTTCTTCCCGATAAGGCGATCGATTTAATTGACGAAGCGGCGGCAACGCTCAAGATGGAGATTACCTCAAAACCGGCAGATATAGAAACGATCGATCGCCGGATCATGCAACTGGAGATGGAAAAGTTATCCTTACGCGGGGAAGAAACGAGAGATTCCCAAGAGCGATCGCAACGCATTGAAGAAGAGATTAGCAGCAATCAGGAAGAACAAAAACGCTTGAACGATCAATGGCAGAGCGAGAAACAACTGATTCATGATATTAATACCCTCCAAGAATTAGAAGACCAGTTGCGCGTGCAGATCGAACAGGCCGAGCGCGCCTACGATCTAAATCGCGCGGCTCAGTTAAAGTACGGCAAGTTGGAGAAAACCGAACGAGAACGGGAAACGAAAGAGTCGCAACTACATGCCATGCAGGAAGAGGGTTCCGCTCTCTTGCGCGAACAAGTGACGGAAGCCGATATCGCCGAAATTGTCGCGAAGTGGACGGGAATTCCAGTCAATAGTTTACTCGAGTCCGAGCGGCAAAAACTCCTGCAACTGGAAAGCCATCTCCACGAGCGCGTGGTCGGCCAGCACGAAGCCGTACAGGCGGTTTCCGAAGCCATACGGCGCGCCAGAGCGGGAATGAAAGATCCATCGCGTCCCATCGGTTCGTTCCTGTTCATGGGACCCACAGGGGTCGGAAAAACAGAGTTAGCGCGGGTTTTGGCAGCCAGTTTATTCGATTCGGAAGAGGCGATCGTGCGTATCGACATGTCCGAGTATATGGAGAAACATGCGGTCTCGCGGTTGGTGGGAGCGCCTCCAGGATATATCGGCTACGAGGAAGGCGGACAACTGACTGAAGCCGTGCGTCGCCGTCCCTATTCCGTCGTGCTCTTAGACGAGGTGGAAAAAGCTCACGCCGACGTATTTAATATTTTGCTGCAAGTCCTCGACGACGGCAGAATTACCGACTCTCAGGGACGGACGGTAGACTTCCGCAATACCGTAATTATCATGACCAGCAATATTGGTTCGGAACATATCCTCGATGTTTCTGGAGATGAAAGCCAATACGAAGAAATGCGCAAGCGAGTCGAAAAAGCTTTGAGGAAACATTTTCGCCCGGAATTTCTCAACCGCGTAGACGATCTGATTTTATTCCATGCCTTGGGTAAAGGCGATCTCAGTCGGATTGTCACGATTCAACTGCAACGCACCGAGCAATTATTAGCCGAACAAAAGATTACCTTAAATATGATGGCGGCTGCGGTTGACCATTTAGTAGAGGCAGGCTACGATCCGACTTATGGGGCGCGGCCTTTGAAACGGGCAATTCAAAAACAACTGGAAAATTCCCTCGCTACTCTAATTTTAGAAAATAAGTTTGTTGCTGGCGATACAATTAATATCGACTGCCAAGAGGGCAAACTAACATTTGAGAAACTAGAGGATAAGAAACGTGCTACTCCAGAGCCTCCAGAAGAAGAATTGCCAACGCCCAAACCGGAACCTGTAGTCTCCGTGTCGGAGTAG
- the hpsE gene encoding hormogonium polysaccharide biosynthesis glycosyltransferase HpsE has protein sequence MAIDLTVVIPSYNGALRFPEVLDKLRMQTGADSLQWEIILVDNHSNDNTAQVFQEYAKTWNSPIPLRYELEAEQGAGFARKRGVAQANGELVAFLDDDNLPSENWVASAYQFAQNYPNAGAFGSQIHGLFESPPAENVKPLLAFLAIVERGDKPLEYTASSNLLPPSAGLVVRKQAWLTSVPEHLVLNGRVRDNWLTSEDLELLSHIRQNGWQIWYNPHMEIEHKIPNSRLQRSYLLSLIKGIGLSRYVTRTLKYQPWQRPLIYPFYMANDLRRIIRIIFQYGTHTQSDIVASCQFQLSINSIISPFYLYRNGYFKDINRESISHRLRNKNNVY, from the coding sequence ATGGCGATCGATCTGACTGTTGTTATCCCGAGCTATAATGGCGCACTTCGTTTTCCAGAAGTGTTGGATAAATTGCGTATGCAAACGGGCGCAGACTCATTGCAATGGGAAATTATCCTGGTGGATAATCATAGTAATGACAATACGGCACAAGTTTTTCAGGAGTATGCAAAAACCTGGAATTCACCTATCCCGTTGCGCTATGAATTGGAGGCCGAGCAAGGAGCTGGGTTTGCCCGAAAACGAGGAGTAGCGCAAGCCAATGGAGAGTTAGTGGCGTTCCTCGATGATGATAATTTACCCTCGGAAAATTGGGTAGCTTCTGCTTATCAGTTCGCGCAAAATTATCCCAATGCTGGGGCATTTGGCAGTCAAATTCATGGGTTATTTGAATCTCCTCCCGCTGAGAATGTGAAACCACTTCTGGCATTTCTGGCGATCGTCGAACGGGGCGACAAACCTCTAGAATATACAGCTAGCAGTAACCTATTGCCTCCAAGTGCGGGTTTAGTGGTGCGCAAGCAAGCGTGGCTAACCAGCGTTCCCGAACATCTCGTTTTAAATGGTCGAGTGCGCGATAACTGGTTGACGTCTGAAGATTTGGAACTCTTATCTCATATTCGCCAAAACGGTTGGCAGATTTGGTACAATCCACACATGGAAATCGAGCATAAAATTCCCAATTCTCGCTTGCAACGGTCTTATTTACTCTCGTTAATTAAAGGAATTGGCTTAAGTCGCTACGTGACTCGTACTCTGAAATATCAACCCTGGCAGCGACCTTTGATTTATCCTTTCTATATGGCAAACGACTTGCGCCGAATCATTAGAATAATTTTCCAATATGGAACTCATACTCAGTCAGATATAGTGGCATCTTGTCAGTTCCAGTTATCGATAAATAGTATAATTAGTCCCTTCTATCTGTACCGGAATGGATATTTCAAAGATATAAATCGAGAATCTATAAGCCATCGATTGAGGAATAAAAATAATGTCTATTGA